The DNA window GGTTGACAGAGGCCCTCACCCCAAACGATAAAATGTGATACAAGTAACTTTTTACCGACAACATCAGGAAAGAGAACAGCATGCAGCAATTACAGAACGTTATTGAAAGCGCCTTCGAGCGCCGTGCGGACATCACCCCGGCGAACGTAGACACCGTAACGCGCGAAGCGGTAAACCAGGTGATCGGCCTGCTGGACAGCGGCGCCCTGCGCGTCGCCGAGAAGATCGACGGTCAATGGGTCACCCATCAGTGGCTGAAGAAAGCCGTGCTGCTCTCTTTCCGCATCAACGACAACAAGGTGATGGACGGCGCGGAAACCCGCTACTACGACAAGGTGCCGATGAAGTTCGCCGACTACGACGAAGCGCGCTTCCAGAAGGAAGGTTTCCGCGTCGTGCCGCCGGCCACCGTGCGCCAGGGCGCGTTCATCGCTCGCAACACCGTGCTGATGCCGTCTTACGTTAACATCGGCGCCTACGTCGACGAAGGCACAATGGTCGACACCTGGGCCACCGTCGGTTCTTGCGCTCAGATCGGCAAAAACGTTCACCTGTCCGGCGGCGTCGGCATCGGCGGCGTGCTGGAGCCGCTGCAGGCCAACCCGACCATCATCGAAGACAACTGCTTCATCGGCGCGCGCTCCGAAGTGGTGGAAGGCGTGATCGTGGAAGAAGGCTCGGTGATTTCGATGGGCGTATACCTCGGCCAGAGCACCCGCATCTATGACCGCGAGACCGGCGAAATCCATTACGGCCGCGTACCGGCGGGTTCGGTGGTGGTTTCCGGCAACCTGCCTTCGAAAGACGGTTCTTACAGCCTGTACTGCGCGGTGATCGTCAAGAAAGTCGACGCCAAAACGCGCGGTAAAGTCGGCATTAATGAGTTATTGCGTACTATCGACTAAATTGAAATAGCGGGTGATTCACCCGCTATTTTTTTGTCTGCGTTTCGCTGGCAGTCACAGTCGCAGATCTCGCTTTCCGCCATAATTGCAGTCGTGGAATATAACGATCACATCTAAAGAGGGCGCAGTATGTACGATAACTTGAAGAGTTTGGGCATCAATCAACCGGAAGACGTCGATCGCTATAGCCTGCGTCAAGAGGCCAACAACGACATCCTCAAGATCTATTTCCGCAAGGACAAGGGCGAGTTCTTCGCCAAGAGCGTGAAGTTCAAGTACCCGCGTCAGCGTAAAACCGTGGTGGCGGACAACGCCGGCCAGGGCTACAAGGAAATTCACGAGATCAACCCGAACCTGCGTTACGTGATCGACGAACTGGATCAGCTTTGCCAGCGCGATCAGGTGGAAGTGGATCTGAAACGTAAAATCCTCGACGACCTGCGCCATCTCGAAGGCGTGGTGTCGCACAAGATTGCCGAGATCGAAGCCGATCTGGAAAAACTCACCCGCGGCAAGTAATGCGGATCGGTTGATCCGCATCATCGTCAAGGCGCCCTTTCGCGGCGCCTTTTTACTTTACGATTGCAGCAGCGTGCCCCACTGCTCGACCCACGGACAGGCGGCCACTTCCGGCTCCGGCTGTTCCATCGCATCGATCTCCAGCACTTCGCTAACGCGGGTGGCGCCCTGCTCTTGCAACAGCGCGTCGAACGCGCGCCCGGCGCCGCAGAAGTTGTCATAGCTGCTGTCGCCGAGGGCGATCAGCCCATAACGCAGCTCCGGCTGGTAGCCGACCTGATCGCGAATGGCGTGGAACAGCGGCGCGATGCTGTCCGGCAGATCGCCCTGCCCGGTGGTGGAGGTGATCACCAGCGCGTAGTGCTGGCGATAAAACTGCCAGGCCTCCAGCGTGCCCTCTTCGAACAGTTTGACCTCATGGCCCTGCTCGCTGAGGATGTTTTGCGCTTCTTCCGCCACCAGCAGCGAATTGCCGTAGACCGTTCCCACGAAGATACCAACCTGAGCCATGGCTCCTACTCCCTTCATTACCTTTAAAAATTGTCAGCTATCCTGACCGTTAGCCGCGCTAAACTCAACCCCGGCAAGTTCAGGGAATAGCCCCGCCCAACCGAACTGCGTCATCACCCCTTGCCAGTCTTCGCCCCAGCGCGCCGTCACCCGCAGCGGCTCGCCGGTCACCGGGTGCGTCAGCTGCAGATGGCTGGCGTGCAGCATCAGGCGCGGGCAGCCGAAATGCTGCGCCATACCGCGGTTCTGCCGCAGATCGCCGTGCTTGCTGTCGCCGATGATCGGATGGCGAAGATGCGCCATGTGGCGTCGCAGCTGGTGCTTGCGGCCGGTTTCCGGCTGCAGCTCCACCAGGCTATACCGCGCGCTGTCGTAGCGGCCGACGGCCACCGGCATCTCTACCTGCGCCAACGGACGGTAGTGCGTCACCGCCGGCTGCGGCCCCTTATCGGCATCGGCATGTTTATCGGCGATTTTGTCCAGCTCCGCCGTCAGCGGGTAGTCGAGGGTCGCCCCCTCCCGCACATAACCGCGCACCACCGCATGGTAGGTTTTCTGCACCTGATGCTGCTCGAACTGCAGAGACAGCAGGCGCGCCACCTCGCTGGAGAGCGCCATCAGCAGCACGCCGGACGTCGGGCGATCGAGACGGTGCACGGTAAAGACGTGCTGCCCGAGCTGATCGCGCACCGTTTGCATCATAAAGCGTGTTTCATGACGATCCAGCCAACTGCGGTGTACCAACCAGCCCGACGGTTTGTTCACCGCCACCAGGTGTTCATCCTGATACAAAATCTCAATCACATCGCTTTCCCAGGTAAATAGCCGTTTCGGGCGCGAGTATAACAGGCGTGCGGCTCAGCGCTAGTTCACCCATTCGATGGTTACCAGCCGCGTATCGGCGCGGCCGCGATCGTCCACCGCCCGAATGCGGTAGCGCCCGTTGTTTATCGGCCGCCAGTCGATCGGCTTTTTGCTGGCGCTGCTGCCGAGATAGATATCGTCGACGAACCAGTACACCGTTTTGCTGTCGGCGTCCGTCACCGCATTGAAGGCGATTTTGTCCCGTCCCTGCTGCGACTGGCGCAAGGTATAGGTGGTATTTTTCAGCGGCGAAGTGATGCGCGGCGCGTTGCCGCCGACGGCGATGCCGTTGTCCTTGCAGCGGTTGACCGGCGGCGTGCGCTTAGGCAACCCGGCCTGAGCGAAGACGTTGGCCAGATCGGAAGGCCAGAACTCAAAGATTTCGGTGCGGGTCTGC is part of the Serratia marcescens genome and encodes:
- the dapD gene encoding 2,3,4,5-tetrahydropyridine-2,6-dicarboxylate N-succinyltransferase encodes the protein MQQLQNVIESAFERRADITPANVDTVTREAVNQVIGLLDSGALRVAEKIDGQWVTHQWLKKAVLLSFRINDNKVMDGAETRYYDKVPMKFADYDEARFQKEGFRVVPPATVRQGAFIARNTVLMPSYVNIGAYVDEGTMVDTWATVGSCAQIGKNVHLSGGVGIGGVLEPLQANPTIIEDNCFIGARSEVVEGVIVEEGSVISMGVYLGQSTRIYDRETGEIHYGRVPAGSVVVSGNLPSKDGSYSLYCAVIVKKVDAKTRGKVGINELLRTID
- a CDS encoding DUF3461 family protein, which encodes MYDNLKSLGINQPEDVDRYSLRQEANNDILKIYFRKDKGEFFAKSVKFKYPRQRKTVVADNAGQGYKEIHEINPNLRYVIDELDQLCQRDQVEVDLKRKILDDLRHLEGVVSHKIAEIEADLEKLTRGK
- a CDS encoding flavodoxin, translated to MAQVGIFVGTVYGNSLLVAEEAQNILSEQGHEVKLFEEGTLEAWQFYRQHYALVITSTTGQGDLPDSIAPLFHAIRDQVGYQPELRYGLIALGDSSYDNFCGAGRAFDALLQEQGATRVSEVLEIDAMEQPEPEVAACPWVEQWGTLLQS
- the truC gene encoding tRNA pseudouridine(65) synthase TruC, encoding MIEILYQDEHLVAVNKPSGWLVHRSWLDRHETRFMMQTVRDQLGQHVFTVHRLDRPTSGVLLMALSSEVARLLSLQFEQHQVQKTYHAVVRGYVREGATLDYPLTAELDKIADKHADADKGPQPAVTHYRPLAQVEMPVAVGRYDSARYSLVELQPETGRKHQLRRHMAHLRHPIIGDSKHGDLRQNRGMAQHFGCPRLMLHASHLQLTHPVTGEPLRVTARWGEDWQGVMTQFGWAGLFPELAGVEFSAANGQDS